A window of Mucilaginibacter paludis DSM 18603 contains these coding sequences:
- a CDS encoding LysE family transporter has translation MIFLTFILGLVVNFIGYVPPGNINLTLAQIAINRGNKQAMYFISAFSCVEFFFTWFIIHAANWLSGQLKLNIIIDWVMIVVFSALAITTWINRNKAPKTDYSKYQSIKYGIILGFVNPMQIPFWMISGTYLITHGWILTGTLPLIIFSLGSASGAFLCLYLYARSANYIQAKFELSNRIINTCIAALFFLFAAYHLVKQIYLLFFKH, from the coding sequence ATGATTTTTTTAACATTTATCCTGGGCCTGGTGGTCAACTTTATTGGATACGTACCTCCGGGCAATATTAACTTGACGCTGGCTCAGATAGCGATAAACCGTGGCAACAAACAGGCCATGTATTTTATTTCGGCTTTTTCGTGTGTGGAGTTTTTTTTTACCTGGTTTATTATCCATGCCGCCAACTGGCTCTCAGGGCAACTAAAACTGAATATTATTATTGATTGGGTGATGATTGTTGTTTTCTCGGCATTGGCTATTACCACCTGGATAAACCGGAATAAGGCACCCAAAACCGATTACTCCAAATATCAAAGTATTAAATATGGTATTATACTGGGTTTTGTTAATCCCATGCAAATACCTTTCTGGATGATTAGCGGAACCTATTTAATTACTCACGGGTGGATATTAACCGGTACCCTGCCCTTAATTATCTTTAGTTTAGGATCGGCCTCGGGTGCGTTTTTATGCCTGTATTTATACGCCAGGTCGGCAAACTATATCCAGGCCAAATTTGAATTGAGCAACCGGATTATCAATACCTGTATAGCGGCTCTATTTTTTTTATTTGCCGCTTATCACCTGGTTAAACAAATTTATTTGCTGTTTTTTAAACACTAA